From Neisseria musculi, the proteins below share one genomic window:
- a CDS encoding ShlB/FhaC/HecB family hemolysin secretion/activation protein, producing MSAFRRFSRYRSLMLPFALLAAAGTSALADERQASLIQQEQARQEQQRLHQLEQQMQPAPDVRLERSAEAVSSLQLPQNESPCFPVRDISLVGDSAAKFQFALDRALGQSGFKPGMCLGAQGINHIMTLAQNAVIGRGYTTTRILAAPQDLNGGKLELTVLAGKIGRIRFDESHAAETHIGRITAFQNEFPSASESLLNLRGLEQGLENLKRVPTAEADIQIVPSEQPDVSDVVVKWRQRTAPYRLTLGFDDSGSKATGRYQGNATFSADNPFGLSDLFYASYHHDLGSRSAQTDSEGHTVKGATDGYAFHYSVPFRNWLWSWNHSHYRYHQAVAGDTRVYDYNGKSRNSDIGVSRLLYRDARRKTHAAFKWWQRETQSFIDDAEIGVQHRRTAGWSAALTHREYIGQAVLNLGLGYKRGTGRNNSLSAPEEAFGEGTSRMKIITADAGLNLPFRIGRQNFAFDSNLHAQWNKTPLTPQERISIGNRYTVRGFDGETTLSAERGGYWRNDLSWQYLPNHRLYAAVDGGRVSGPSAAYLPGKSLAGAALGLRGQAKAGGALAYDVFAAKPLHKPERFQTAQTAFGFNLNYSF from the coding sequence ATGTCCGCCTTTCGCCGTTTTTCACGCTACCGCTCATTGATGCTGCCGTTTGCACTGCTGGCTGCTGCCGGCACATCCGCACTGGCTGACGAAAGGCAGGCCAGTCTGATTCAGCAAGAACAAGCCCGGCAGGAACAGCAGCGTCTGCACCAACTCGAGCAGCAGATGCAGCCTGCACCTGATGTGCGCCTAGAACGCAGCGCAGAGGCGGTTTCTTCATTGCAGCTGCCTCAAAACGAATCGCCCTGTTTCCCCGTTCGCGACATTTCTTTGGTTGGCGACTCCGCCGCCAAATTCCAATTTGCACTGGACAGAGCCCTTGGGCAGTCCGGCTTCAAGCCCGGGATGTGTTTGGGGGCCCAAGGCATCAACCATATCATGACTTTGGCGCAAAACGCAGTGATCGGGCGCGGCTATACCACCACGCGGATTTTGGCCGCACCGCAGGACTTGAACGGCGGCAAACTGGAATTGACCGTGCTGGCCGGCAAAATCGGCCGCATCCGTTTTGATGAAAGTCATGCCGCCGAAACCCATATCGGCCGGATTACCGCGTTTCAAAACGAGTTTCCGTCTGCTTCAGAGAGCCTGTTGAACCTGCGCGGTTTGGAGCAGGGTTTGGAAAACCTCAAACGGGTGCCGACTGCCGAGGCGGATATCCAAATCGTGCCGTCTGAACAACCGGACGTGAGCGATGTGGTGGTGAAATGGCGGCAGCGCACCGCCCCCTACCGTCTGACTTTGGGTTTTGACGACTCCGGCAGCAAGGCCACCGGCCGTTATCAGGGCAATGCAACCTTCTCTGCCGATAATCCGTTTGGTTTGAGCGATTTGTTTTATGCCTCGTATCACCATGATTTGGGCTCGCGTTCGGCGCAAACGGATTCAGAGGGCCATACGGTTAAAGGCGCAACCGATGGTTATGCCTTTCATTATTCGGTGCCGTTCCGCAACTGGCTGTGGTCGTGGAACCACAGCCATTACCGCTATCATCAGGCCGTTGCCGGCGATACCCGGGTGTATGACTACAACGGTAAAAGCCGCAACAGCGATATCGGCGTGAGCCGTCTGCTGTACCGCGATGCCCGCCGTAAAACCCATGCGGCGTTTAAATGGTGGCAGCGTGAAACGCAGAGTTTTATCGATGATGCCGAAATCGGGGTACAGCACCGCCGCACGGCCGGCTGGTCGGCCGCTTTGACGCACAGGGAATACATCGGCCAAGCTGTGTTGAATCTGGGCTTGGGTTACAAACGCGGCACGGGGCGCAACAACAGCCTGTCTGCGCCCGAAGAAGCCTTCGGCGAGGGTACCTCGCGCATGAAGATTATTACGGCCGATGCCGGATTGAACCTGCCTTTCCGAATCGGACGGCAAAACTTTGCTTTCGACAGCAACCTCCATGCCCAATGGAACAAAACGCCTTTAACCCCGCAAGAGAGGATTTCCATCGGCAACCGTTATACGGTGCGCGGTTTTGACGGCGAAACCACTTTATCGGCAGAGCGCGGCGGGTATTGGCGCAATGATTTATCCTGGCAGTATCTTCCGAACCACCGGCTTTATGCCGCGGTAGACGGCGGCCGGGTATCCGGCCCGTCTGCCGCATACCTGCCCGGCAAAAGCCTGGCCGGCGCGGCATTGGGGCTGCGCGGTCAGGCCAAAGCGGGCGGTGCGTTGGCTTATGATGTGTTTGCCGCCAAACCGCTGCACAAGCCCGAACGCTTTCAGACGGCCCAAACCGCCTTCGGCTTCAACCTGAACTACAGCTTCTGA